TGAGTTTGATGAAAAACGCGTGTTTGCAATATTACAGAAACCTTTTAAAGCTTCAGCCCTGTTTGATGAGATTATCGGTGCGTTTGCTGCTGAGCCTAAGCTAAACGTTGCACCAGTTGTGGAAGAAAACCCGCAGCAAACCAAAGAAGCTGGCTTAGTGTTATTAGTGGAAGATAACTTTATCAACCAACAAGTGGCGACAGAGTTACTTAAGAGCGCAGGTTATGAAGTGGTGCTAGCTGATAATGGTCAAATAGCATTAGACATCATTGACACTAAAGCTTTTGACGCTGTGTTGATGGATATTCAAATGCCAGTAATGGACGGTTTAACTGCCGCACAAGAGCTACGTAAGCGTTATTCTAGTGAACAAATGCCTATTATTGCGATGACAGCACATGCGATGTCGGGTGATCGAGAAAAGAGCTTAAAAGCGGGTATGAATGCCCATATTACTAAGCCTATTGTTTTGAATGAGTTATTTGATACGTTAGAGCATTGGATAGATTACAAGAATAGTCACAAGTCGTAATCATGCAAACAGCGTAAGCTTCGTTCTAGTTATTGTCTAGTGCCGATCTAGCTCTAGCTTAGCGCTGCTATTTGTATTAACTTGCTTAACGCTTGCACAGTTAAAACGTGAGTAACCCTGTTTTATCGAATTGGAGATAGTTGAATGATCCGCCACAGCATTGCACTTTCATTGGTATTAACCGCAATACCCGTTATGACTTACGCGGCTACACCTGCGCAAGAAGTGATAAAAAAAAGTGAGAAAGCCAGTGGGTTTATTAACTTTTACTATCAAACCCAATCTGGTGAGTTGTTTTTAGAAGCCAAAAAGCTTAATCAACCATTTTTGATGATCACCAGCTTGCCCCATGGGGTAGGCTCAAATGACATTGGTCTGGATCGTGGTCAATTAGGTGAAACTCGAATGGTACAGTTCGAGCGCCAAGGGCCATTCATTCTATTAAAGCAGTTAAACACCTTTTATCGAGCTAGTACTGATAATCCCGCCGAACGATTTGCTGTTAAAGAAGCATTCGCAGAATCAGTTTTGTGGCGCGGAAAGGTCTTAGATGGCAAAACGCCCTTAGTCTCAATCAATAATTTAGTCCTTAACGATCTTCATGGTGTAGCGCAACGTTTTGCTGATACCAAACAAGGCAACTATAGCTTAGATACCTCGCGTTCAGTCATTTTGGAACAAGGTATTAAGTCCTTTGAGAAAAATGCAGACGTGGATGTATTACTGACATTTACTAGCCAGAAAGAAGGCGAATACGTTCGTCAAGTAACTCCTGATGGAAAATTTGTATCGGTGCGCATGCGTTACTCGTTTGTCGATTTACCTGAAGAAGGTTATCAGCCCCGCGAATATCAACCCATGAGCGGTTATCTATCTGGTGAGTACTTTGATTACTCTGCACCGATAGACTCACCAGTGAGTAAACGTTATTTACTCAGACATCGTTTAGAAAAAGTCACTCCAGGTCTTGCACCTAGCGAAGTAGTTAAACCTATTACTTATTATCTCGACCCAGGTGTGCCAGAACCTATTCGCACAGCGTTACTTGATGGCGCTCGCTGGTGGGAAGAAGCTTTTACTGACGCAGGCTTTATTGATGGTTTTAAAGTAGAAATGCTACCTGAAGGTGCTGACCCACAAGATATTCGTTATAACATGATTCAGTGGGTACACAGAGCGACCCGTGGTTGGTCATATGGCGCGTCAATTAAAGACCCTCGCACAGGCGAAATCATTAAAGGACATGTGACGTTAGGCAGCTTGCGAGTGAAGCAAGATCACTTAATAGCACGTGGCTTAACAGCTGGTTGGGAAGACAGAAAAGATGCCAGTGATGCATCGATGGCATTAGCGTTAGCCCGTATTCGTCAATTATCAGCTCATGAAATAGGCCATACTATTGGGTTGGATCATAACTTCGCATCATCTACTAATGACAATGCTTCGGTGATGGATTACCCACATCCTAATGCCACATTAAATGGCGATAAAATTGATATATCGACACCTTATTCAGAGGGTATTGGTGAATGGGATAAATTTACCATTGCCTATGGTTATGGTAATGAAGCCAGCATGGCTGAGTTAGTGCGTCAGGCGAGAACTCAAGGTTTACGTTACATTGGTGAGGCTGATTCACGTTCGCCTTCATCTAGCCATGCCTATGCGAGCTTATGGGATAATGGTGCATCTGCCGCCGATGAGTTGACTCGGTTAGAAAAAGTTCGCCGTACTGCCATTGAGCAATTTAATGCCCAAGCGCTGCTTGAAGAGCAACCATTAGGTGAGTTGAGTGATGTGTTTGTACCAATCTATTTGTTAACTCGATATCAAATTGATGCAACTGCTAAGTGGATTGGTGGCAGTGACTACAGCTACCAGCAACAAGGTTCGGCGGAGCGTTGGCATTACCTTTCTCCTAAGCTGCAACATTCTGCATTAGCCTCATTGCTAGATGTTATATCAGCCCAAAGCTTATCAGTTCCAGCTGAAGTGACAGAGATGCTAGTGCCTAAAGCGGGTAACTATCGCAAAACCCGCGAAAGCTTTGACTCTGGTATTGGGGTATTAACCGATCCTATTGGTATGGCGGAAGTATTGAGCCGTCAAATTGCAAACAGACTTTTGGCACCTGAGCGCCTAAACCGAGTAAATCAAGGGTTTATGGATGATTCAGAGCAGTTATCGGTTGTGAGTTTAGTGGATAAATTGCTGGCGAAAACCGTGTATCAAGACTTGCAGCGAGGCCAATTATTAGCAGTACAAATGCGGGTAAATGCAGTGGTATTGGATGAAGTATTAGCCAGTTATCATGATGATAAAACATCAGCTGAAGTCAAAGCGCAGTTACTGGCGAGACTTCACTATGCTGAAAAGCAATTAAAGCGCCGTAGTAATCGCGCCAGTAATTACCAAGCTGCTCATTTTGATTGGTTATTACAAGGACTAGCTAAAGGATTAGAGTCGAAAGAATATCGCTTTATTGCTCAGCCGCTGAAAATGCCTCCGGGCTCACCAATTTAATCGATTAAAAGCCTCATTTTAAAATGAGGCTTTTTTGTTTCTGGTCTTTAAGTCATTGTTAAAACGAATTTATTTTAAGGCTATCCCCTTAGAAGCTTGTTTTCTAGAAGCTATTAGTTATGCGCTTTTTTAGGATTTTTAGGATAAAAATGCTCAGCTTTACTGTCGATATGTGAAAACTGACGGGTATTTTTATAAGGAAGTTTCATAAACCCTGATACTCCATGGCCTTGAATCTTTGTGGCATGATGTAGAATTCGATCGAGTGAAGCGCGAAAAGCGGCCTGTTTACGTGGGTTTAATAACCGCAAATAACTGTGCACTTTTAAGTGGTTAGGAAGCGCTTCAAAGATGATACAACCGGTATGATGAATTTGGTTAATCCAGCCCAATTCGGTCATGATTTCAGTTGGCAGCTCTAAATTTTCTTCTGGATCTTTGCCGTCTTCAAAGTAAGAGTGTAATCGCGAACGCCCTTCAGATGCTGGGACATCACCGACTTCAAAACTTAACTGCGCATCATTTACCATTTGATAGGGCTCTGATGCATTTTGTCGTTCAAGGTGTAAGGTATCTTTAGCATTAAAAAAACAAGCTTTAAACACCCCGATACGCTTAATACCGCGGGCGAGGGTAACCATATTATTGACCGCTTTTATGAGTACATCTTTGGTTTCAGGGTCATAAATTGCAAGGTTTGAATCAATATAAACCCCACTTTTACGCCAATGAATCGCTAAACCTCCCACAATAGGGTACTGGGCTAATTTACCCACAGCAGCGACAAAGCCTTTTTCGGTATCGCCCATGCCGGCTAAGAAATTTCGGTAGTACTTCTCTAGTTGTACGTCGTCCATTTTGGCAATGGGATCTTGGGTGTTGTGTTCTTTTAAGAATGATTTTCGCGAGCTATAACTTACCGTTTCAACTTGTTTCTGTTTTGGCAGTAGCCACAGTGGAATATCTTCGTGAAGTGGCTGAGTTTGTAAATCAGGCAAGTGCATTCTGTGGTTATGTCGCATACTTTTTAAAAAGTAATCGCCAGCAAGGTTTTGTCTTTCGACATCATCACTGAGCATGCCATCTAGTGTGCGCGCAAGTTCAATGGGCAGCCCCAAACTACTTGCGGGTATCACTTTACTGCCAAAGCGACTGATTTGCCCTGAAGCCAATGCATATAGGGTTGCAGCTACACCTTGCTCATCAAACCGCGGGCTGGACAGTGCGCCGTTAAGTTGTTCAGAACCAATAAAGTATACGTCGCCCATTCTGGCATTGGTATGGTGTTGATCGCTCGACATCAAAGACATCACGTTATCTTCAACGGCCTTATTATGTTCATCACGTTGAGCAAAGACTGCTGATCCCCAGTCGATTAAAGACAGGTGATCATTTTTAATGTCATAGACTAAATTAGAGGGCTTAATGTCACCGTGCACAAGACACTTACCAGTGCGAAGGTAATAAAGTAGGTTGGCTAATTGGCGAGCAATACTGACAATCATTGCCACTGGCAATACGCCCAAACGATGACAAATTTTATCTAAATCTTCACCCTGTGCTCGTTCCATTACCATAATGCCTTGTTTACCGACTCGCTCAAATTTGATGCCGCTTGGTACATTAGGGTGGACTAACTGACTAAGCATAAAAGCTTCTTCTTCAAGTCGGTCTTGGACACTGCGAGGCAGGGTTATACGAGAGAACTTAAATACATGGGATTCGCCAATGTCGTTGGTGCCAGCAAACACGAAACCATAAGCTCCTTTACCAATAAACTCGATATCGGCATAACCGAGCTTACTAAGCTGTTGATTACATAGTCGGATCCAAGCGCGATGTTTTCGAGCATCTTCAGCTTTTAATAAATAAACAGATTGCTCTTCATTGATATAAAAGTGTTGTAGCTGAGGTGTTTGCACTGGGTACTCCTGTTAGCTAACTCATCGGCGTAATGAATTAGAAACTCCATAAACTCATATTTCGATTTATCAGGCAAGGCCTTAGATAACTTTTTACTATTATTCATCAGTAAAAAGCAAAATGATCGATAGAACGGCCGCAATTAGGCCTAAAGTGAGTTTTATATTAGCTATTGCGGGTAAAGCTGCCTATCTCAAAAAAACGGAGTTGTAAACTTTGACATGAATCAATTTGTTTTTGGTGATAGACAGGTACTATCTAAATGAATCAACGGATTCGGTTTAATCAAGGAGTGCTTATGCCTACCATCAATAAAGCTGACTTAATTTCACTATTTTCTTTTCCGCGTCAGCGTATTTTACAGTCTATGGAAGTAACGCATTGCCCACATGCAGTGTTCTATAATGCCAGTGATGAGCAGTGCACTACGTGCCATCAAGGTGAAGAATGCATTTGGATGAATCACAATGATGAATTAGTGGCGATTGAGAAGAAATCCGTTGAAGAGCTCAAACAGCAATTGCTGATCGCGGTAGACTTTATCGATTCAAACTTAAGCCCGCACCATTTATCAAGACGCAACTGTCAATGTGATAACTGCAAATGGCTTAAAAAAGTACAACAAGTGTTAGAAGGTGAACCTGAATAGGCGATCAGCATTTTTTAGCTTAAGGTTGGCAAGTAAGTAACTTACTCATATTTACAGCTATAGTTAAAGTGAAGAATACCTTAATAACCATCCCCTTATTTCAGATTTGTCTGAGAGAATAAGTTGTAGTGCCATATTGCATATCACAATTTTTGTGATTACAGTGAAACCCATTAGTTATTGATGATATATCACTAGGGGTTTGTAATCATGGAGCCGAGTTTTTGGCACGAAAAATGGGATTTAAAGCAAATTGGATTCCATCAACCGCAAATTAATGAATTTCTGGTTAAGTATTGGTCGCGTTTATCGTTAGCAACCTCTGCAGAAGTCTTTGTTCCATTGTGCGGTAAGTCATTAGATATGTGTTACATAGCGGAGCAAGGGCATAACGTACTTGGCTGCGAGCTAAATCAACTAGCTGTTGAAGACTTTTTTAAAGAAAATAATCTCCCTGTTAGTCATCAAGTTAAGGGGGAACACCAAGTTTACTTAACTGAGCAAGTCTCGCTCATTCAAGGTGATATATTCACCTTACCGATAGAATCTACTCAATCAATTACTGCTTTTTATGATCGCGCTGCGCTTATTGCCTGGCCAGAAGAAATGCGCCAGCAATATGCGATAAAACTTGCGACATTAGTTCCTGCTGGCGTTAAAGGTTTACTGGTGACCTTGGATTACCCACAAGAAACCCTTAATGGCCCACCATTTGCGGTAAGTCCGCAATGGATAGAACAATACCTAGCACCTTACTTTGATGTAGAGCTTTTAGAGTGTGCTGATGTATTGGCTGAAAATCAGCGGTTTGTGAAAAAAAATGTTCCTTGGCTTAACGAAGCAGCTTACGTGCTGACTCGTAAAATATAAAATTGCAAAGATGTGAAGAATTAAACCTTATTAAAGTTTCATATCTATTTAAAAGGCAATAAAAAAGCGACCATAAGGTCGCTTTTTTGATATTAGTCGCTTGTTATTAAAGCGATTTACTCAATTAGAAATCGTAACGCATACCTACGGTAAATACGTTGTCATCTTCTAAATCGATGGTTGGGCCACCGTCAAGTTGGTAATCACCTTCGTACATAGCGTAATGGCCATATACTAGAGTAGATTTAGAGATGCGGTAATCAGCACCTACAGTGATTTGAGTAATGCTAGCATCAGTAACAACACCATCTGCTGCTTTTTGCTTAGTTAGGTAACGACCGAAACCACCTTCGTCAACACCGTACTCAGCTTTTAAGTTAACGCCGTTTAGGTTGTAAACCACGTTTAAGAAGTAAGAATCACCTTCTTGCTCAGTTGTTTGGCTTTCAGTGTTTTGGTACAAACCGCCTACTTTGAAATCGCCAAATTTAACTTGACCCACTGCACGGTATGCATCGATGCCACCGATAGTGTTGTAAGCAGCTGCTACATAGTAGTTTTGTGCTTTAAGTTTTTTATCACCAATCGTTGCACTTAATGCATATTGATCTTCATAAGACTCGTTGTCATCAGCATCGGTGTAATTATCTTCCATTAAGTAAGTCGCGTTTAATGTGATTAAATCAGCGATTTTTGGAGAGTAGTACCAGATACCGTCAGCAGAACGAGTTTGACCAGCCACTAAACGGTCGATATCAGCATTGCTGTTACCGAAAACGTCAACGCCGCCTTCAGATTGCTTAAATACTGTGTCGTTACGGCCAACTAATACAGTACCGAAGTCAGTTTTTAGACCTAGGTAAGTATTACGAGCTTTGAAAACATCTGAACTTGAAGAGGTGTTTTCAACTTGGAATTCCATTTGGTATAGCACTTCAAAAGCATCAGAAATTTTCTCACTGCCTTTAACACCTAAGTGAGAGAAGTTATTTTCGAATACAGTGCCTTCTTTACCTTCTTGGGTAGTAACACCAAGATCAGAATTAGTTACTGCTAGGTCTAAACGACCGTAGAAGTTAGGGCCATCGGCTAGCGCACCGAAAGAAGTTAAAGCAATAACTGAGGCTACAGATGCTGAGATTAGCGTCTTTTTCATCTTTTCATACTCCCGTATAGAACCGAAGTCCTATTCCCATTATTGGGTGTTATAGTGAATTTCAGTTGCAAAAAAACTAATAGAAAATGCTTTTGCATAACGAACTGATCGGAATTTTTGCAGGTTTATAGGGTATAAGTTGTGGTGTAGTTCAAAGTTTTTGGTATAACGTAATGATTTAAGGTAAAAATGTGACAAATTCGATACTTTTGAGCATTGGTTAACAGCTTTTTAGCAAACTACCTATTTGTGGAGGTTCACAAGCTTTGTTAATTCGTGTAAGGCTTGACTGTATTGGCTATACGGCTAGTTAAGGTGTTGCTAAATTGTTAACTCTTAAGCGGTAAAACTGCTTGAATTATGCGGTTTTGCATAATTCAAAGGTTGAATAAAATAAAGGCTATAAAAAAAGCGACCTTTTGAGGTCGCTTTTACATTTTTAAAACAATTTACCGCAGTATATTTCGGCGGCCAATTGGTTGTTTAGAAGTCTAAACGAACACCAACAGTAAAGATGTCATCACTTAAATCTTCAACAACACCATTTAATTTCATGTCGCCATCGTATTTAGTGTAGTGACCATAAACTAAAGTGTTTGAACTTAAGCGGTAGTCAGCACCAACACTGAACTGTTGGATTTCAACATCTGATACATCTTTACGAGCATCTAAAATGTTTGCACCTTCGCTGCTTTCAAGCTGACCTGTACGACGGTCTACAATTTTACCTAGCCCAGAATCATCGTAACCGTACATAGCTTTAATTTTTAGATTACCCATTACATAAGCTGCATTGATGAAGTAGCTGTCACCTTCAAGGTGTGCTAATTCGCTTTTTAAGCTTTCAGTGTTTTGGTATAAACCGCCAACAATGAAGTTGCCGAATTTAGCTTGTACAACACCACGGTAAGCTTCGATATCTGTGATACCGTCTTGGTAAGCAGCTGCTGCGTAGAAGTTTTGTGCTTTAAGGGCTTTATCACCAATTGTTGCACTAACAGCGTACATAGAATCACTTTGTGAATCATAGTTGTCGTCCATTAGGTAAGTCGCGTTTAGCGTTACCATGTCAGCAATTTTTGGAGAGTAGTAGCTGATACCATCGCCTGAACGTGTTTGCCCTGCAGCTAGTAAATCGATGTCTGAGTTAGTGTTACCAAATAAGTCAAAACCACCTTCAGAAGCTTTGAATACAGTGTCGTTACGACCAACTAATGCAGTACCTGCATTGGTTTTTAGACCGATAAACGTGTTACGAGCTGCGAAAGTATTGCCTGAGTTATCAAAGTTGCTTACACCGAACTCCATTTGGTAGATCACTTCAAAATCATCATTGATTTTTTCTGTGCCTTTAACACCTAACCATGAGAAGTTGTTTTCAATAATAGTGCCGTCTTTTTGATTTTGAGTAGCTACACCCGTATCAGAATTGGTGAATGCAAGATCAGCACGGCCGTAGAAATTTGGGCCATCAGCTAGCGCAGTAAAAGAGGTCATTGCAGTGCAAGATAAAATTGCTGCAGTGATCAGGTTTTTTTTCATCATCTTAATCTTCCTTTGGTAAGGGCTTGATTTTGTTAGACACTCATCAGTTATGCCTAACATTGATAGAAATAGCGATGACGCATCAAATAGGGTGCGTACGCTATTTATGGAATCCTGTATCTGCGTTTGATATTGCCATAAAAACTTAATAAAAAAGTGTGACACTAGTCACTAAAGGTTGGATTTTTTCGATATGTATCATATTGATTTACAAGCATTACTGTACTAAGTAACATAATTTCTAGCTTGCTTAACTAACAATATCTCTAGTTTTCCCTATTAGCATAAACTGATAACAATTGTGTCGCTTGTGAGCTATTTTTAAATGGTCGTTATGGGCTAAAAATGCGCAGTTATTTTTCGTCACTCAGTTATTTCGATTTTGCTGAGTTTCGTATAAAATATCGCCCCCTTATTAGTGAGCACACAAGAGCGTTACATGTTGTCAGAATCTTATTTAAATCGTTTTGGTGGAATAGGCCGTTTATATGGTCAAAATGCACTACAAAACTTTGCTAACGCTCATGTGGTTGTCATAGGTATTGGCGGTGTCGGTACTTGGGTGGCCGAATCTCTAGCACGAAGTGGGATTGGGCAAATAACGCTAATTGATTTGGATGATATCTGTGTCACGAATACCAACCGTCAGTCACATGCTATTGCATCAACAATTGGTGAGTCTAAAGTAGAGGTAATGGCAAAGCGTATTCGTGATATAAACCCGGAGTGTGTGGTTAACGAGATTGAAGATTTTGTTACTGCTGACAACTTAGCTGAATACTTAGGGACTAAAAACGATCCATTATCTATTGATTATGTGGTTGATTGTATTGATGCGGTAAAACAAAAGGCAGCGCTAATTGCTTGGTGTAAACGCAACAAGTTAAAAATTGTCACCGTAGGTGGCGCTGGTGGTCAAACAGATCCCACTCAAATTCAGCTCACTGATCTGGCTAAAACAGTTCAAGACCCATTACTTGCTAAAGTTCGGGGCATTTTGCGCCGCGAATATAATTTCACTAAGAATACTCAACGACGTTTTGCTGTCGATGCTGTTTTTTCTACTCAACATCTAGTTTACCCACAAAATGATGGCAGTGTCTGCAGTACAAAAGCAACTGCAGAAGGCAGCATGCGTATGGATTGTGCATCAGGATTTGGCGCTGTGACTATGGTAACAGGTACATTTGGGTTTATTGCAGCAAGTCGTGTGTTAGCAAGGTTAGCTGAAAAATAATCGATTAATTTTAAAAGAACAATTAAGGTTTCTCATTGGCATCAAAATTGCTTTTAACGTGATAGATTCAAAAATCTGACACTTTGGAAGCGAGATGATGAAAATTAAATTTGATAACGTAAAGTTAGCCAGCGTAAAGCGTGTTTTAGTCAGTGCAATGCTTTGGTGGGTTGTTGCTTGTGCAGTGTTGTTGTTTGCTCCTTCCCATATATTACAAACCCTGTCCCTAGATAGTTTAGTAAGCGATTATGGTCACTTTATTGGTTTAGGCTTGATTGTTGGCGCGGCCTTTTTCTTAAGTCAGTTATTCACTTTTGTTGTTGATGAATCCATTAGTCATTTACGTGAAAAGCGGGCTATAGAGACCATTGAGGCCAAGGTTAAATTGCTAGATCCCGCGGAACGTGCCTTATTGAGAGAGTTTTTCCTTCAAGGTGCCACAATTTTGGCATTACCTCAAAATGAGCTTGCAGTGAAAGGTTTGATAGCGACCAGTATCCTTGAACTTGTTGGTAATGAGCGCCATTACGCAATACAAGGCCCTACTGCGGAATACAAAATTTCGATGAAAGCTAGAGTATATTTGAACCGTGATGTTTTGCGATTACCAGCTGGCGAACCAAGTAAAGAAGAGCTATCACACTTGATTAAAGCAAGACCACAGTTTATCAATGGCTTAGTTCAACCAAGAAAGCATGCAGCCTAATAGTTGATAAGCACTCTCGGAAACTATAAACGTGTTAAGGGTAAGTTGTTAGTCTGACGACTTACTTTAGGTATGAAGCGCTTAGTTATAAAAAATTTAGTACAAACAATTATAGACAGAAAAATGGGGGCTAAATGCCCCCTAATTATTTGCAAAAAAAACACAAAAAACTGACTTAAATCTAAATAAGTACTACCTATTCTTTTGGAGCTGACTTCACGATAAACATCCACATCATGTACGACATGATCCCCATGGTGCAGAAGATAACAATCATTGAAAGCAAACCAATTGCATTACCAAACATTAAATCTAACCAGAATGCCATTTTATTATCTCCTTTATAGTGAAGTCATAAATAACATACTGCAAACATCTGTTAACAATTATGATCTCGATCAATTAATGCTTCAGTTATTGCTTTATCGCTAATGTATTAAATTAGGGAAATGTAAATCATGATGGTTAGTCATTGTTTAGTCACTTAGTCGAAGCGATAACATTGCGAACCTAAAGGGTTAAGCTTCATAAGCTATAGTTTGAATGAGTTTTGAGCTATTGAATTGAAAACTGAGAATATCGCGCTGAAAGGACTTGCCATTGGCCTTAGCCTAGGTATAATTCTGACTCTCGATTGAGCATAGCTCTTTTGAGACATCAATATGATGCCGGTGTGGTGAAATTGGTATACACGACGGATTCAAAATCCGTTGCTTTCGAGCGTGGCGGTTCAAGTCCGCCCACCGGTACCATCTCCTCTTAAGAGGAATAAACCGACTTAATGTCGGTTTTTTTGTGCCTGACGTTTACTCAAATATATTGACTGTACTTTTTACTTAAGCATTTTTAATCTCAATATTCGATTATTGAGTTGGCAGTGAGGTGTTTAGACGCTGTTGTCTATCATAGCCCGCGCTGATACCTAGTTCGTAGAATGGAATTTTCCGCGCTAAAGACTCTTGTGCCAGTGAATAGTTTGTATCATCTATGGACAAGCCATCGGCAATTTTCTCGCCTTCGTACCAGCCCAAACCATAAAGAAGCACTGCTGTAATGCAGGTGTATTGGGTGAGTCCTGAAAAATATTGTCCCATTGTTGTCTCTTTATGCTGCTGATGTCTTATCGGCGAGTTATCCTCTTATCTGTCATCAAATTGATAATATAAGTATAGATAATCTCAAAAGTTATGATTGGAATAGTAAGTAATTGTGGTTACGCTTTTATGAATGTGTTTTCGTTGAGTTAATTAAAGCTATAAGCTTGATATTGAATGTGCAGGAACTGGATAGTAATTAATTATCAGCAGAACTCTCGCTAATTTATTGTTAGATTTATTGACTGTTTAGTTTTTATATTTATGTTTTGGTTAAATAAAGTTCATCAAAGCATAGTTTAATAATTTGAGTACATTGTTTATCTATAAATAAAGGGCACTAATGTGCCCTTTATTTAAATTGAAGTAGTTTTTAATTAAAACTTATAATCAATCGCTAGATAAACTTGCTGGGTATCATTTAAAGAGAATGAACCTGTGTTTGCCCCATTACTGACATCTTTCTCATAATCTTGCTTTAGGTATTGGTAGCCTATTTCAGTAGACCATTTATCATTGATGTTATACATGAAGCCGGTTTGGCCACCCCAAACAAAATTATTCCCCGAGTCTAAGTTGGCAGTATCAATACTGGTGTGTGTCATACCAGCCGTGGCGCCTACAAACCAGTTCATGTTACTTTGACCAAGTGGTACTAGGTAGTCATAAGATAATAAGAAATTCTGCTGTTTACCAATATCTTCAGAATTGTAGCCATAAGTACCATATACACGACTATTATCGTTAATATACTTACCAACACGAAGTTGATATGCCATATCTTTTTCTTTCTCTTTAGATCCATCGACTGAAGAATCTAACTCGTAAGTATTTTTCTGATAACCAGCGGCACCACCGACAAACCAATCTGATGCCATTGCAGGTACTGACATCATAGACGTTATTACACCAGCTAATATAAGTTGTTTAGTTTTCATAATTCACTCCAAGGTATTAATTAATCATTATTTCGTTTTGTTGGAGCCACTATAAGCTTCACTTGCTGTATAAAAACTGAATGAATTTAATTAGTGAATTTGTGAAGGTAAAAAAATTAGTAAAAACTTGTTCATGATTGGTTTCTAATAATTGAAATTAGTGATTGCTCTTTTGTTGAATATTAGACGTTAAAACAGGCTTTACATTGGTTTAATTAAGCTGATTTTAAACAAGTAAATTTACATCATTAAATACTTAAATATTGAGAGATCACAAAATTATAACTTAGGTTGAGAATTCTATGCGCGAGGTCACTGTATCGTTTGTAGCTTATATTTGCAGTTAGCTATTTGTTGTATAAACAACTTGGGGGCT
This window of the Shewanella goraebulensis genome carries:
- the tcdA gene encoding tRNA cyclic N6-threonylcarbamoyladenosine(37) synthase TcdA — protein: MSESYLNRFGGIGRLYGQNALQNFANAHVVVIGIGGVGTWVAESLARSGIGQITLIDLDDICVTNTNRQSHAIASTIGESKVEVMAKRIRDINPECVVNEIEDFVTADNLAEYLGTKNDPLSIDYVVDCIDAVKQKAALIAWCKRNKLKIVTVGGAGGQTDPTQIQLTDLAKTVQDPLLAKVRGILRREYNFTKNTQRRFAVDAVFSTQHLVYPQNDGSVCSTKATAEGSMRMDCASGFGAVTMVTGTFGFIAASRVLARLAEK
- a CDS encoding superinfection exclusion B family protein, which translates into the protein MMKIKFDNVKLASVKRVLVSAMLWWVVACAVLLFAPSHILQTLSLDSLVSDYGHFIGLGLIVGAAFFLSQLFTFVVDESISHLREKRAIETIEAKVKLLDPAERALLREFFLQGATILALPQNELAVKGLIATSILELVGNERHYAIQGPTAEYKISMKARVYLNRDVLRLPAGEPSKEELSHLIKARPQFINGLVQPRKHAA
- a CDS encoding DUF3149 domain-containing protein, encoding MAFWLDLMFGNAIGLLSMIVIFCTMGIMSYMMWMFIVKSAPKE
- a CDS encoding outer membrane beta-barrel protein, producing the protein MKTKQLILAGVITSMMSVPAMASDWFVGGAAGYQKNTYELDSSVDGSKEKEKDMAYQLRVGKYINDNSRVYGTYGYNSEDIGKQQNFLLSYDYLVPLGQSNMNWFVGATAGMTHTSIDTANLDSGNNFVWGGQTGFMYNINDKWSTEIGYQYLKQDYEKDVSNGANTGSFSLNDTQQVYLAIDYKF